In Verrucomicrobiota bacterium, the following are encoded in one genomic region:
- a CDS encoding polyphosphate polymerase domain-containing protein, translating to MMPWLESSLKVFEPISLSEMENVKLMDRLDTKFTFHSNRLAAILEAMRPDYCVLEVKGVRASRYETLYFDTGNLDLYARHHSGKFSRHKIRYRRYLDSELCFFEVKAKNNKGRTIKKRIQRQEIPSDIETESEQLLRTETPFAARDLKPAIWVNFTRLTFVSKASPERLTIDLQLSYKRGSAEVSFPQLVIAEVKQERSSSPSPFLKLMRDLRISSGSMSKYCFGIIHLFPGVKMNLFREQVKQLKELTT from the coding sequence ATGATGCCCTGGCTGGAGTCCAGTCTGAAAGTGTTTGAACCCATTTCGCTGAGCGAAATGGAAAACGTAAAGCTCATGGACCGGCTCGACACCAAGTTCACCTTTCACTCGAACCGACTGGCGGCCATCCTGGAGGCCATGCGCCCGGACTACTGTGTTCTGGAGGTCAAGGGGGTCCGAGCCAGCCGCTATGAAACCCTGTATTTCGATACCGGCAATCTCGACCTGTATGCCCGGCACCACAGCGGAAAGTTCAGCCGCCACAAGATTCGGTACCGGAGATATCTGGATTCCGAGCTCTGTTTCTTCGAGGTCAAAGCCAAGAACAACAAGGGGCGGACGATCAAAAAGCGCATTCAGCGCCAGGAGATCCCCAGCGACATTGAAACCGAGTCCGAGCAGTTGTTGCGGACGGAAACGCCTTTCGCCGCGCGGGATTTAAAGCCGGCGATCTGGGTGAATTTCACCCGGCTGACCTTCGTGAGCAAGGCTTCCCCGGAAAGGCTCACGATTGACTTGCAGCTGTCCTACAAGCGCGGCTCCGCGGAAGTCAGCTTTCCGCAGCTCGTGATCGCGGAAGTCAAACAGGAAAGGTCGTCCTCTCCCTCGCCCTTCCTGAAGTTGATGCGGGACCTGCGAATTTCTTCGGGAAGCATGAGCAAGTACTGCTTTGGGATCATCCATCTCTTTCCCGGAGTAAAAATGAACCTGTTCAGGGAACAGGTGAAACAGTTAAAGGAATTAACCACATGA
- a CDS encoding DUF4956 domain-containing protein, with protein MMFLQADPAPALGFFSDLVNKLGDKYFLRLLTDAIAVCVLLFGIYYPNNHRNREYLFTMFTFNVVIFHIGFLLKSVELSLGAAFGLFAVFGLLRYRTEDIPMKDMTYLFISIAIGLIVAVTQGDWEPAVVCCIILLPTFLLDSSWIFRKQVHKDVRYEQVEMVKPENHEKLKEELRKRTGLDIHFIRVLDIDFVRDTATIRIFYYERT; from the coding sequence ATGATGTTTCTACAAGCCGACCCCGCGCCAGCGCTGGGATTCTTCTCCGATCTCGTCAACAAGCTGGGCGATAAGTATTTTCTCCGCCTTCTCACCGACGCCATCGCTGTCTGCGTTCTGTTGTTTGGAATCTATTATCCCAACAACCACCGGAACCGCGAATACTTGTTCACCATGTTCACCTTCAATGTGGTGATTTTTCACATCGGCTTCCTGCTCAAATCCGTCGAGCTTTCGTTGGGCGCGGCCTTTGGGTTGTTCGCCGTTTTCGGCCTCCTCCGCTATCGCACGGAGGACATCCCGATGAAGGACATGACCTACCTTTTCATTTCCATCGCCATTGGACTCATCGTCGCGGTGACCCAGGGCGACTGGGAACCGGCGGTCGTCTGCTGCATCATCTTGCTTCCCACCTTTCTGCTCGACAGCAGTTGGATCTTCCGCAAGCAAGTCCACAAGGATGTCCGCTACGAGCAGGTGGAAATGGTCAAGCCTGAGAATCATGAGAAGCTCAAAGAGGAACTCCGGAAACGCACCGGCCTCGACATCCATTTCATCCGCGTCCTGGACATCGACTTCGTCCGTGACACCGCGACCATCCGCATTTTTTACTACGAACGAACCTAG
- a CDS encoding endo-1,4-beta-xylanase, translating into MNTRHRFRSCLLAALALAVMSPARAAESTAALKDLFKDHFLIGTAVNRSMVTGSAGFRRSADQNAQDVALLKKHFKKITAENDMKWPLNHPRDARCVRRELGFSFSR; encoded by the coding sequence GTGAACACACGTCATCGTTTCCGTTCTTGTTTGCTTGCGGCCCTCGCGCTCGCCGTGATGTCACCGGCTCGCGCTGCCGAATCCACCGCCGCCTTGAAGGACCTTTTCAAAGATCACTTCCTGATCGGCACGGCGGTGAACCGGAGCATGGTGACCGGCAGCGCGGGCTTTCGCCGGAGCGCGGACCAGAACGCGCAAGATGTCGCGCTGCTCAAAAAACACTTCAAAAAGATCACGGCCGAGAATGACATGAAGTGGCCGCTCAACCATCCGCGCGATGCGCGATGCGTGAGGCGAGAATTGGGATTCTCGTTTTCACGGTAA
- a CDS encoding formylglycine-generating enzyme family protein codes for MGRFAWLRHGLMAAGALVLCGGAGWLARTTGGVAFANPAPPPSGAGAMAPLTNMVAIKAGSFLRIRYPVTLTRDYWIARYEVTQGEFAALMGRNPSHFTGDTHRPVEKVSFADAERFCTLLTAREREARRIPAGYEYRLPTEAEWEYACRAGTTNLFSFGDDQAAAESFAWTAENSKETTHPVGQKKPNPWGLHDMHGNVWEWTADWYGPHPAQPVTDPVGAATNKFKIFKGGGWNQDAEYARSANRFGMAPHTGIHFVGFRVVLGPELPGRKSAAR; via the coding sequence ATGGGCCGCTTCGCCTGGCTTCGTCATGGTCTCATGGCCGCCGGCGCTCTGGTGCTCTGCGGTGGGGCGGGCTGGCTCGCAAGAACAACCGGAGGCGTGGCGTTCGCGAATCCCGCCCCGCCACCTTCTGGTGCCGGCGCGATGGCTCCTCTGACCAATATGGTGGCGATCAAGGCCGGGAGCTTCCTGCGCATTCGTTATCCTGTGACGTTGACGAGGGATTATTGGATCGCGCGCTACGAAGTCACCCAGGGCGAGTTCGCTGCTCTGATGGGCCGCAATCCGAGCCATTTTACCGGAGACACCCATCGGCCGGTGGAAAAAGTTTCCTTCGCTGACGCGGAGCGCTTCTGCACCTTGCTCACGGCTCGCGAACGTGAAGCGCGCCGAATCCCCGCCGGCTACGAATACCGGCTTCCCACCGAAGCGGAATGGGAATACGCCTGCCGGGCGGGAACCACCAACCTGTTCAGTTTCGGCGACGATCAGGCGGCCGCCGAGTCGTTCGCCTGGACCGCTGAAAACAGCAAGGAAACAACGCATCCGGTCGGGCAGAAGAAGCCCAATCCCTGGGGCCTGCACGATATGCACGGCAATGTGTGGGAGTGGACCGCCGATTGGTACGGACCGCATCCCGCGCAACCCGTGACGGATCCCGTGGGGGCCGCGACCAACAAGTTCAAGATTTTCAAGGGAGGCGGATGGAATCAGGATGCGGAGTATGCGCGCTCGGCCAATCGATTCGGCATGGCGCCGCACACCGGCATTCACTTCGTGGGGTTCCGGGTCGTTCTCGGCCCGGAGCTGCCTGGGAGAAAAAGCGCGGCGCGTTGA
- a CDS encoding CRTAC1 family protein — translation MLASILGFHRTGWRGVAALGLLGLVSWLGMAEDASPRVLNAMSANPATEAALEMRRARQVEASRSWKIFHDFSFTDRQAQSGIDFRQRPVDDGAKTYKAVHYDHGNGLAAADVDGDGRIDLYFVNQWGSSQLWRNTGGGRFENITDRAGVGLADRIGVSASFADIDNDGRADLFVTTVRMGNKLFRNLGGGRFEDVTEQAGLGSARPAHSSGAVFFDYNRDGLLDLFVCNVGVYTRNERGRGGFFLGRSDAFQGWMFPARSEASVLYVNRGGGRFEDVSKAAGLEHRGWSGDAGFCDLNRDGFPDLYVLSMSGSDQYYENQAGRGFREKTKAHFPKTPWGSMGMKFFDYDLDGLMELLVTDMHSDMTSVQIQAGERDFSEAFEKRTSEVWCAAEWSPANFRSASNNIFGNAFYRQRGPGVFEESSQALGLETYWPWAVTVADWNADGFEDVLVTAGMGYPLRYAPNSLLLNDEGRRFLDSEFVVGLEPRSGRKIEVDFFTLDCSGEDRKHPLCKDTAGRVVVRGSASSRASVAFDLDDDGDLDAVLSEWNDVPQVLVSNLSERRPPRYLKVSLEGTRSNRDGLGATLRVVAGNRVYTRMHDGKSGYLSQSAMPLYFGLGDGPAVDRVEIDWPSGVRQVVSDGLPRNGLLRVRESESNR, via the coding sequence ATGCTGGCTTCAATTCTCGGATTTCACCGGACGGGATGGCGGGGGGTCGCGGCGCTTGGGCTCTTGGGATTGGTCTCGTGGCTCGGGATGGCGGAGGACGCAAGCCCCCGGGTTCTTAACGCGATGTCCGCAAATCCTGCGACCGAAGCCGCGTTGGAAATGCGTCGCGCCCGCCAGGTCGAAGCGTCGCGATCCTGGAAAATCTTTCATGATTTTTCGTTCACCGATCGCCAGGCGCAGAGCGGCATCGACTTTCGCCAGCGCCCGGTCGATGACGGAGCCAAGACGTACAAGGCGGTCCACTACGACCATGGGAATGGATTGGCCGCCGCGGACGTGGACGGCGACGGGCGAATCGATCTCTATTTTGTGAATCAGTGGGGTTCGAGCCAGTTGTGGAGAAACACGGGCGGCGGAAGATTTGAAAACATCACCGATCGCGCGGGAGTCGGCCTGGCCGATCGCATCGGAGTGAGCGCGTCATTTGCCGACATCGACAACGACGGGCGTGCGGACCTTTTTGTGACCACGGTCCGCATGGGCAACAAACTCTTCCGCAATCTCGGAGGCGGGCGCTTCGAGGATGTCACGGAACAAGCGGGTCTGGGGTCCGCCAGACCCGCGCACAGTTCCGGAGCCGTTTTCTTCGATTACAACCGCGATGGCCTTCTCGATCTGTTCGTTTGCAACGTGGGGGTTTACACCCGTAACGAGCGGGGACGCGGCGGCTTTTTCCTCGGACGATCCGATGCTTTTCAAGGCTGGATGTTTCCTGCGCGGAGCGAGGCCAGTGTGCTGTATGTGAATCGCGGGGGAGGCAGGTTCGAGGACGTTTCCAAGGCTGCCGGGCTCGAACATCGGGGCTGGAGCGGAGATGCAGGCTTCTGTGATCTGAACCGCGACGGATTTCCCGATCTTTACGTCCTGAGCATGTCCGGTTCCGACCAATACTACGAAAATCAAGCGGGCCGCGGATTTCGCGAGAAGACGAAGGCGCACTTTCCGAAGACCCCCTGGGGCTCGATGGGCATGAAGTTTTTCGATTATGACCTGGACGGCCTCATGGAGTTGCTCGTGACGGATATGCATTCGGATATGACCTCCGTTCAAATCCAGGCAGGGGAGAGGGATTTCAGCGAGGCGTTCGAGAAGCGGACCAGCGAAGTGTGGTGCGCGGCGGAATGGTCGCCGGCGAATTTTCGAAGCGCCTCCAATAATATTTTCGGCAACGCCTTCTACCGCCAGCGCGGCCCCGGGGTCTTCGAGGAGTCTTCCCAAGCCCTCGGCCTCGAAACCTATTGGCCGTGGGCAGTCACGGTGGCCGATTGGAACGCCGATGGATTCGAGGATGTGTTGGTGACGGCGGGCATGGGTTATCCATTGCGTTACGCGCCCAATTCCCTCCTCCTCAATGACGAAGGCCGGCGGTTCCTGGACAGCGAATTCGTGGTCGGCCTGGAGCCCCGGTCGGGCCGGAAGATCGAAGTCGATTTCTTCACCCTCGATTGCTCGGGCGAAGACCGCAAGCATCCGCTCTGCAAGGACACTGCGGGCAGGGTGGTCGTCCGTGGTTCCGCCAGCAGCCGTGCTTCCGTGGCATTCGATCTTGATGATGACGGAGACCTCGACGCGGTGCTCAGCGAGTGGAATGACGTCCCGCAGGTCCTCGTCAGCAACCTCTCTGAACGCCGTCCTCCCCGCTATCTGAAAGTCAGCCTCGAAGGCACACGATCCAACCGCGACGGTTTGGGGGCCACCCTGCGCGTGGTGGCGGGGAATCGGGTTTACACCCGAATGCATGACGGCAAGTCGGGCTATCTTTCGCAAAGCGCGATGCCGCTGTATTTCGGATTGGGCGACGGACCCGCTGTGGATCGCGTGGAAATCGACTGGCCCTCGGGCGTCCGTCAGGTGGTGAGTGATGGCTTGCCTCGCAACGGGCTCTTGCGCGTGCGGGAGTCCGAGTCAAACCGGTGA
- a CDS encoding DUF3160 domain-containing protein, with protein sequence MLQAWHRSYDAMLEELEETSLFFLMEQMLDGMSGEIMNVSRLAGEGVLKSSVLDADLFVTVARSLLAGTLISSPLKQADRVAATLQAIKSESLVECFDLFGNPRTVDFSQFKVRGHYENSIRLERYFKAVMWLGRTDLRVAGPPFEDCRGRFHEPYERELGTAVVLYHLLQRSGQFQNWFQAEQVVQAFVGWTDSMNFGHLGGLLAGAGYQELTAIKDVAALQRLQKLINSSKLGVQHIKSDYFVAPLGPERLALPRSFTVFGQRFVLDSWALAKAVYDDILWVADGRTNEVVRRVPSALDVAFAALGNSQVVPELVRRIGDSAAKSSLDHSVRFRDGMPFQHNLEAVRRVIDAQSEPIWRSTLYAGWLDTLRQLSSPTVDARYPEAMRTKAWAMKTLNTQLASWTELRHDTILYAKQSYTPPGQCSYPDGFVEPRPEFWSRLDRLALDAARLIARLPVPQQATVTIQTRLEFGGQEKQVNLASVKDNQVRFLEYFAGHANRLRLLAEKELRQERLNVDDIRYLDQLIQSTRFNGAGGPRRYDGWYTRMFYQNALVPDPDFYLSDGAQKYDALVADVHTDLPSIVHGDPGGVLHQATAGAHLLVLAVDHGSEKMIYAGPVFSHYEFEVVGPPKRLSDREWKFKLFEAGLGEHPGFEPNPADGPEWKLPSHPEWTREYLAPSPDRLAKP encoded by the coding sequence ATCCTGCAAGCCTGGCATCGCAGCTATGACGCCATGCTTGAGGAATTGGAGGAAACCAGCCTGTTCTTCCTGATGGAGCAAATGCTGGATGGAATGTCGGGGGAAATCATGAACGTGTCGCGACTGGCCGGAGAGGGCGTTTTGAAATCCAGCGTCCTGGACGCGGACCTCTTCGTGACCGTGGCGCGGTCCCTCCTTGCCGGCACCCTCATCTCCTCGCCGCTGAAACAAGCGGACCGGGTCGCCGCCACGCTGCAGGCCATCAAATCCGAATCCTTGGTGGAATGTTTCGACCTGTTCGGAAACCCGCGCACGGTGGATTTCTCGCAATTCAAAGTCCGTGGGCACTACGAAAATTCGATCCGCCTCGAACGATACTTCAAGGCGGTCATGTGGCTGGGCCGAACCGATTTGCGGGTGGCCGGTCCTCCCTTCGAGGATTGTCGGGGACGCTTTCACGAACCTTACGAGCGCGAACTCGGCACGGCGGTGGTGCTCTATCACCTCCTTCAGCGCTCCGGCCAATTTCAAAACTGGTTCCAAGCCGAACAAGTAGTGCAAGCCTTCGTCGGATGGACGGATTCCATGAATTTTGGGCATCTGGGAGGATTGCTGGCCGGCGCAGGCTACCAAGAATTGACCGCGATCAAGGACGTCGCGGCTTTGCAGCGGCTTCAAAAGCTGATCAACAGCAGCAAACTCGGGGTGCAGCACATCAAGAGCGACTATTTTGTGGCGCCCCTCGGCCCCGAACGTCTGGCCTTACCGCGATCGTTCACCGTGTTCGGCCAACGCTTCGTCCTGGACAGCTGGGCCTTGGCGAAGGCGGTCTATGACGACATTCTCTGGGTGGCGGATGGCCGCACGAATGAGGTGGTTCGCCGGGTGCCAAGCGCGCTTGATGTCGCCTTCGCTGCATTGGGCAACAGCCAAGTCGTGCCGGAGCTGGTGCGTCGCATCGGGGATTCAGCCGCGAAATCCAGCCTGGACCACAGCGTGCGTTTTCGGGACGGAATGCCCTTCCAGCACAATTTAGAGGCGGTGCGCCGGGTCATCGACGCGCAGTCCGAACCCATCTGGCGGAGCACACTCTACGCGGGCTGGCTGGACACGCTTCGACAGTTGTCCTCGCCCACGGTGGACGCAAGATATCCCGAAGCGATGCGCACCAAGGCGTGGGCGATGAAAACACTCAACACGCAACTGGCATCCTGGACCGAGCTTCGACACGACACCATTCTTTACGCGAAGCAGTCCTACACACCGCCGGGCCAGTGCAGCTATCCGGATGGCTTTGTCGAACCACGACCGGAATTCTGGTCCCGGCTTGACCGGCTGGCGCTGGACGCGGCGCGATTGATCGCGCGACTGCCGGTTCCGCAGCAAGCCACCGTAACGATTCAAACTCGCCTGGAATTCGGAGGCCAGGAGAAGCAAGTCAACCTGGCGAGTGTGAAGGACAACCAAGTGCGATTCCTCGAGTATTTCGCGGGCCATGCGAACCGGCTTCGGCTGCTGGCCGAAAAGGAGTTACGACAGGAGCGGCTCAACGTGGACGACATTCGCTATTTGGACCAGTTGATCCAATCCACTCGTTTCAACGGCGCCGGGGGGCCGAGGCGTTATGACGGTTGGTACACTCGGATGTTCTATCAGAACGCGCTGGTGCCCGACCCCGATTTCTATTTGTCTGATGGGGCGCAAAAATACGACGCATTGGTGGCCGATGTGCATACCGATTTGCCAAGTATCGTTCACGGGGATCCCGGCGGCGTGCTCCATCAAGCCACGGCCGGCGCGCATTTGCTGGTGCTGGCGGTGGATCATGGCTCGGAAAAGATGATTTATGCGGGGCCTGTTTTCAGCCATTACGAGTTCGAGGTCGTGGGTCCGCCGAAGCGATTGAGCGACCGCGAGTGGAAGTTCAAGCTCTTTGAAGCGGGGCTTGGGGAGCATCCTGGTTTCGAACCCAATCCCGCGGACGGACCGGAATGGAAACTTCCCTCCCACCCCGAATGGACCCGCGAATACTTGGCACCCTCCCCTGACCGGCTTGCCAAGCCTTGA